The region tatataggagaaAGGTCCAATTATATTGGCACTTTGTTCTTTATTGAACGCTTCCTGTTTCTGTTAAAACCACAGAGGAACtaccaaacacagacacacacacacacacacacacacacacacacacacacacacacacacacacacacacacaacatagtCACTCTGTATTACAACACACATGGCATTTCTAGTATTTCTgcattgttttaaaataacttaTGTGGATGGTTTCCTGCAGGCTCGAACTGAGCCAACGCTCGCAACCGTTGTTACAGAGACATCTGGAATGGTACGAGCTTCGAGAATAACGCCACACGTGTGAACAGGGCTGCAGCCAGGCTCTTAAGTTTTAGTCAGGTCCACAATGTAGATGTTTCATCCACTATCACAGTGTTGAATGTTATAAACTTTAATCTCTGTTACGTTCTCCTTCTGTTCTTCCATAAACTGCTCTAACTCCAGTTAATATGTTGGTCTACAGGACAGTCTAAGATGAAAAACAATAGAGTAGAGATCTTTACTATTCATatatggtttattttatttagttttttaaattgcagaactgtgatgtaaaatattttgtatattatagCTTTTACATTAAACAAATGGAGTGCTTTTGTTGAACAAACTCGAAAAACAGTCTCTAAGAAAAAGACATTATAAACAGCAGTTCATAAATACGTGAGCATGTGAACTTCCTGTTTATTCACCTTAACTAATACAGACAAACTGTATTCCCCTGCAAGCACCTGGTGATTACCGTAAAACCtgtatacccacacacacaaacccacatacacccacacacacccacacacacacagaaactaaACCATCTGAAACTGTTATAGTCCTGACCTCAGTGTTCTCATCGCTTCAGGAATCATGGAAAGACAGATCACTTCTGCATGGAACAAATGTGGTGGGGGAAAACCTGAGGCAGATGAGCgtagaaataaataacagaGTAAATAAGACCTGAGTTTAAAATGAAGCATAATCAATAGGTCCCTACTGAAAAACTATAGAAACCCttgtagaatttgtaatggttataatgggaattatattagtttaatggaaactgtaatggtccctgtgaatctctactggtaatttgttgccttatattggtggcatgttatgtctagtggataccattaaggaccaataatagtaatggtaatggtttcaATGGTTagctaatggtttgtaatggtatttgtagtggaaaccattaaaatttctgtgatggtttttattgtcTACTTCAGCGGGGATGTCCTAAATAAGTGTGTCCATAATTAGAACATTTAAAAACCTTAAGGATTCTTCAGTCATTCTTAGGGGAACTCTTTAAGGTTCTCCCATCTTTGTAGAAgctaaaatattttctttttagaaagagttccaagtagaacattaaacaaacaaacaaacaaacaaacaaaaaaagtacccttaattatccagtgaaTCCCTTAAAGAACCACTGAAGGCACCATCTTCTTACCAGTGTACCAAGTGCCAATATTTCTAAACACATTCTAGatattaagaaaataataagcAATAATTTGGAGTTTGTACCACATACTTACGCAGATCATACACACACCCTCTGTGGGGAATGTGGATCGTATCTTTCTGTGCCATATTCAACAGCctctcatttcatttacacaaaaTGGAGACGAGCTCAATTCACACAGAGTAATAAGGTTGTAATAATATCATAACACAGTGGAAGTATAAGGTTTGGTCCGACTTCACTTTCAAGAGTTCACCGTTAGCAGTGTGTTATCAACATGACCCTGAGAGGGGTTTCCCACTGAAATGCTgtgtgaaagtttttttttttttttttttttttttttttttttttttttttttaaatacatgtttgaaaggttatttttgtttgagCCGTATTAAGGGTGACATGCTGCAGTGATACTGGTGGAGGTATTGTTGGGTAATGTTGGAGTACCACTGTTtaagtagtaatgtagtaataatatatTTCAGTGACCATGCTGACCTAACACGAGTTATGACATTGTCTAACGAATTAGTAGTAAGTGGAATAATGTGTGAGCATGAattaatgtataatataataaataataataaaatagcagTCAGTCTGCGCAGTGTTCTGTCTATTCTCTGTCATTCTTCTATTATCCCGTCTTTTGTGTAGCTTCTCCGCTCGGTTAGTTACACTCGAGTGAAATATAAAACTCtttgtacagaaaaaaaaaacaaaaatgaaagaattaaaaagaaacGGAGAATTTGCGCAGCGTCCGCGTCACTCTAACACACCTTCCTCGATAAACCCGagttttcaataaagtttttttgttttgtacaaaACGGAAGTGCTTTCGCAATTCAAAATGGCGGCTCCCGTGTGGGTGTAGAAACAACGTGATTTTACACGCATAGATACGATTTCTCACATTTAAAGCTTTCCGTGTGCATCCGGAGGAAAGTATTTGGTGAGgagacatttgtttgtttgttcattttaattgtattatttGAAATGAATCGGTTCTTCAGGTCGGTGGCTTGCTGTCGGGTCCGCGTGACTGCGAGGcttattaatgtgttttcaggtggaacataataataacaacaacaacaataataataataataataataataataataataatcaacattaTCATTATTCTTATTTGAATCCAAATTTGTTTGGATTATTCAGGCGTGTTTAATAAAGCGCTATCCTTTATAATATTTCacttctaatatatatatatatatatatatatatatatatatatatatatatatatatatatatatatatatacatatacatatgcacacatacacatatgtatgtatgtgtgtgtgtgtgtgtgtgtgtgtgtgtgtgtgtgtgtgtgtgtgtgtgtgtgtatgtgtttcggTATTTAATCTGTATCAGTATGGATTCATCCTGAATCTCATTTCATCCTCTTCGTCCTGCAGGTCTGTACATTTGAGAGATACTCAGCTCTCCACCATGGCTTCATTTAAGCCCACTAAAGTCCTGGCGTATCCTAAACTGGGAGAGCGAGTGACCGAGGAGACGCTTTACTGGAAAAACTACAAGGTATTAGAGACGAGGTTGATTTAGAAATCATCTGACTGTGTCGAGGATTCCGATCGCTGCCGCAGCGTTACACGTCTTTctaccttttcttttctttttcttttccaggcTCCGGTGCAGATAAAGGAATTCGGCGCGGTCACAAAAATCGAGTTTTCTCCTCAACCGCCTTACAATTACGTGGTGACGGCGTCCACCAGAGTACGGCCGCGTCTCTACGCTTTTACACGCAGTAATATATGGTATAAAGCGTGTAGCGTTTTCTCGCGGGTTCTCcttgtgtgtgatgatgaattTCTGCCTGATGTCAGATCCAGGTGTACGGCGCTCATTCTCAGGAGCCGCTGCGCAGTTACAGTCGCTTCCGGGACACGGCGTATGGCGGGAGTTTCCGTGGTGATGGGAAGCTGCTGGTGGCAGGAAGTGAAGAAGGGCTCGTCCGTCTGTTCGACATCGGAGGCCGAGTCGCTCTGCGTCAGTTCACAGGACACTCCAAGtaagtacgtgtgtgtgtgtgtgtgtgtgtgtgtttttataccatggtctgttgaatactcgattctgattggccggaGGTGTGCGttataactctctctctctctctctctctctctctctctctctctctctctctctctctcagggcgGTACATGTCACCTCCTTCCTGTCTGACGGTTATCGCGTGTTGTCGGGTTCTGATGATTTGTCGTGTCGTGTTTGGGACGTAGCGAGTGGATCAGAACGCAGCTCTTACACCGAACACACCGATTACGTCCGAGCTGCGACCGCCAGCAAACTCAACCCTGACGTCTTCGTCACCGGTATCATCTTCAGCGTGCGCTTCACTATCCTGACACGGCCGCTTAGTATAAAAGCATTCCATTAAACACAACGAGAAAATTATAGCATGGAGTTAAACTCCACAGAAGAGTCAAGTCCTTCTGTGAATCATCTCAGTCCTCCAGTCCTGTGAACCACTGAAAACATTAATGTTCTTAATACCGCAGTTCGTGCTGCTGTCGCtcgtgggcgtggcctgtccagctCGTTCAGCACAAATTAAATACTGCTGTAAGCAGAGCGATTTACGTGTTTGTGCTCGACTACTAGTTTTTAGTTGTCAGATCAGATTAGACGCCTGCTGGTGTGTGAGCGCAGGTCTGTGTAACGCTGATCTCCTGTCTCGCAGGTTCCTACGACCACACGGTGAAGGTGTGTGATGTTCGGGTAGGGGGAAGTGTGATGACGCTTCAGCACGGTCATCCTGTCGAGTGTGTGCTGCTTTACCCGTCTGAGGCTTTACTGGTGTCCACGGGTaactcaaaaataataataataataataataataataatgaactttaATGAAGAGGTGTGTTTACAGAACCACATCAAACACACAGTAAACTCATGTTTAGGTGCGGCTTTGAacgttttctttaaaaaagtgtgtgtgtgtgtgttaaacaggaGGTCGGTATGTGAAAGTGTGGGATTTGTTGAAAGGAGGTCAGCAGCTCGTCTCTCTGAAGAATCATCACAAAACCGTCACGTGTGCGTGTCTGAGCACCGCCGACAACCGACTGCTCACGGGCTCACtcgacaggtgtgtgtgtgtgtgtgtgtgtgtgagagagagagagagagagagagagagagagagagagagagagagagagagagagagaggaataccCAAGTCAACAGGTCTAGATTATTATTGCTTAGTGTCCTTTTAAGCATATTTTCTTGTGTTGTACAGTTTGACTGTggctaatgatgatgatgatgataataataataataataataagaagaagaagaatactttttttaattctgcacTTTGCATATgtgcaaatctttttttttttttttcccttaaacctgtttttttttcccctttgttcactttttttttttttttcttccccctgcGCATTGAGGTTTCCCATGTAAATACCTCTCTGTCGGTGCAGATGAATGACTCGTGCATTAATGATTAAACATGTTCTGTTACTGTAATATTACAGACATGTGAAGGTGTATAATTCCTCCTACAAAGTGGTCCATAGTTTTGATTACGCAGCGTCTATCCTCAGTCTCGCTCTCGCTGTGAGTAAAACTTTATTTCTGTCATTTATAATCTACATCATCTATATTCTAAACCCTCATAGTGACATACAGACTCACTGATACACTCTTACtgttactgctgtgtgtgtgtgtgtgtgtgtgtgtgtgtgtgtgtgtgtgtgtagcctgaTGATGAGATGGTTGCTGTTGGAATGGCCAATGGTGTGCTGAGTATCAGACACAGGAAACACAGTGAGGACAAACAGGTAGTGGCCGTCAGGAGGAGGCGTGGTCCTGCGTACCGGGTCTTCATCAAGGGGAAAAACTACTCCCCTAAACaggtgagtttgtgtgtgtgtgtgtgtgtgtgtgtgtgtgtgtgtgtgtgtgtgtgtgtgtgtgaaaatgaacATGTAATAGCCTTATATTTATTGCTGTTCAATCACTTCTTAGCAACTGTTGCTAAGCACAGTTACGTCCACCAGCTCTTTGGTTTGCGCGTCGTTTCTTTCATGGACACGTGGTTGTATTTTCACCTTGGTTAACGGTTTCCtacgttacccacaatgccgtgcAGTCTGGATTTATCcctcgcttcatctctacctgaAGCGAGCGATGCGGCGGCACCGTagtccagtcttcagtctgtCCGGCTCTCTCCTCCTCTGAACACTCTACTCAAACACGTCAGCTTCAGCACCATCAGCTCCGTCCCTCCCGTCATCTCCGTACAGACGCCTGACCCTACATAGCGACAGTAACTgagtgtgggcggagcttcagcAACACTCCAGGGTTCTGTATGT is a window of Ictalurus punctatus breed USDA103 chromosome 4, Coco_2.0, whole genome shotgun sequence DNA encoding:
- the utp15 gene encoding U3 small nucleolar RNA-associated protein 15 homolog, with amino-acid sequence MASFKPTKVLAYPKLGERVTEETLYWKNYKAPVQIKEFGAVTKIEFSPQPPYNYVVTASTRIQVYGAHSQEPLRSYSRFRDTAYGGSFRGDGKLLVAGSEEGLVRLFDIGGRVALRQFTGHSKAVHVTSFLSDGYRVLSGSDDLSCRVWDVASGSERSSYTEHTDYVRAATASKLNPDVFVTGSYDHTVKVCDVRVGGSVMTLQHGHPVECVLLYPSEALLVSTGGRYVKVWDLLKGGQQLVSLKNHHKTVTCACLSTADNRLLTGSLDRHVKVYNSSYKVVHSFDYAASILSLALAPDDEMVAVGMANGVLSIRHRKHSEDKQVVAVRRRRGPAYRVFIKGKNYSPKQDDFQVNKLAKQHLQKHDLQLKRFQVSNALDAALETWRRSTKPEITVAVMVELNRRGTLRNALAGRDEQSLIKLLNFLLKYVTDSRFSNVLLMVADLIVDLYQQVVPQSPVVERLLQRLMELLGREAELQQEMMQVLGILDTLFASLSTRKKASAPAGPPAIQGAHLHAV